Part of the Armatimonadia bacterium genome is shown below.
TTCGCTGGTCAGCTACCTGCTTAAGATCACCTCCGTCGATCCCCTGGCCCATGACCTGCTCTTCGAGCGTTTCCTCAACCCCCAGCGGCGTCAGATGCCGGACATTGATGTGGATTTCGACTCGCGGCGCCGCGACGAAGTGGTCGCCTATGTCTACGAGCGCTATGGCCCGGAGCAAGTAGCGGCCGTCTGCACCGTCAACACCTTCCGCGCTCGTTCGGCGGTTCGTGAGGTCGGCAAGGCCCTGGGGATGGAAGAAGAGGAGCTGGGGACCCTTGCGGAGACCTTGCCCCACCTGCGAGCTTCGGATATTGCCGAGGCGACCCAGCGTTTTCCTGAGGTGCGGGATGCGAATCTGAATCTCCAGGACAAGGCCTTGCTGCTGGAATTGTGTGACCATATCAGCGGCTTCCCGCGGCACCTGAGTGTTCATGTGGGAGGCCTGGTGATCGGGGCTGAACCCCTGACCAACAGGATCTCCCTATCACTGGCCCAGAAGGGAATCGTGATTGCCGAGTTCGACAAGGATGACGTCGAGGCGCTCGGGCTGGTGAAGATGGACATCCTCGGCCTGCGCACCCATACGGCGATCAGCGACTGCCTGGAGATGATTGCCCGACGGACAGGCAAACAGATCGACCTGGAGCGCGTCTCGCTTGACGATGAAAGGACCTTTGAGCTGCTTCGGTCGACGCAGACCATCGGCCTCTTTCAGCTCGAGAGCCCGGGGCAACGAAACCTCCTGGGACGCGCTCAGCCGCGAGAGTTTGAGGAAGTCATCGCCAACATCTCCCTGTTCCGCCCGGGGCCGGTGCAGTCCGATATGATCCGTCCCTACCTGCGCCGCAAGCACGGGTTCGAGCCGGTGGCCTACCTGCACCCGTCGCTGGAGCCGATTCTGCATCGCACCTACGGAGTGCTGATCTACCAGGAGCAGGTGCTGGAGATTGCCGCCGCGATTGCCGGTTTTACGCTTGGTGAGGCCGACCAACTCCGCCGCTTGATGACCTCCGACCGGTCGCGGGAGGAGATGGCCAAACTCGGCGACACCTTCATCGACAAGGCTGTTGCGCGCGGCCTTGAGCGCCCGGTGGCTGAGGAGGTATTCCACCAGGTATCAGGATTTGCGGCCTACGGGTTCTGCAAGGCCCATGCGGCGTGCTTTGGCACGATCTCCTATCAGACGGCCTGGCTCAAAGCCCACTACCCGGCGGAGTATCTTGCCGGGATTCTGTCGGCGGAGCCCATGGGGTTCTACCCCTCTCGGACCATCGGAGAGGAAGCCAAGCGCCTGGGCATCCTTCTCCTGCCACCCTCTGTGAATCTCAGCGAAGCGAGTTTCAGCGTTGAGGAGGCGTCGGCGGAAGAGGACACCCTCAAGGCTGCGCAGGGAGTGGCGATTGCCGCACGGCAAGAGCATCGGCTTCCGGCAATTCGTGTGGGGTTGCGGCTCTTGCGTGGCATGAGCGAGCGTGCCCTCCAGTCGATCCTGCAAGCACGAGCCCGGGAAGGTCCCTTTCGCTCCCTGCGTGACTTCTGTGAGCGGACGCGCGTGCCCCGACCGACGGTAGAGAACCTGATCCTTGCCCGCGCCTTTGCCTTCACCGGCTACACGGAGCAGGAGTTGCTCTGGCTGCTGGCGGGCCATCGGTCGGAGAGATCAAAAGCGCACACACCTCTGATAGGGGAGCAGCCGGCCAGTTGCGAGGAGATACTCACCGCGCTTCCCGAGCTTGATCCCACGACGCCGGTCGGGCGCGTGGCTCTCGACCTCAACCTGTGCGGTGTGAGTACCACGGTGAATCCCTTCAGTTTCTGGCGCGAGCGGATGGCGGAACTGGGGGTGATGCCAAGTACCAGCCTGTACCAGTACGAGAATGGGGATACGGTTCGCGTGGCCGGAATTGTCGTCGCACGGGCACGACCACCCACGCGCAGCGGGAAGACGGCCATCTTCATCAGCCTGGAGGATGATCGGGGGCTGGTGGATGTGGCGGTTTTCGAGGAGTGCTATCAGCGCTGCGGACGGGCGCTGTATGCCAGCCCTGTGCTCTGCGTGGAGGGCAAGCTCACGCGTCTGGGCGCTTTGGACTTGTCCGTCACGGCGCAGCAAGTTCTGGGAATGGGGAGTTGGCGTGACTTCGAACGTCCGCTGAGCAGAGCCGGTAACCCCTGGGCCAGGACGAAGGCCAAAGCAAGTGGGTCCAGGAGCCAACTGGTGCCGCACCAACACACGCCGGTTGCCATGTCACCACAACAGGGAAACGAGATCCACAGCCTGCACAACCGCCTCATGGACCGCTGGGAACCGCGACCGAATGCAAAGGTGGGTGAGAGGCGCGGCTGAGACCTCAGGCGACGCGCAGACCGCGAGCCGACTTCGTGAC
Proteins encoded:
- a CDS encoding DNA polymerase III subunit alpha, with the translated sequence MTDFAHLHVHSYFSLLDGAVSPRELARRASELGMTSVAVTDHNTLGGAVRFYEAAQSVGIKPIAGVEFTVELTGDKPLPPLQPPGYNGSVRPTDSRPDTTTDYTRYAHLVLLAQDNEGYANLCRLVTCAHLGKAQHSGPFSKEFAHLDRKKPVLLQEHLREYAGHLICLSGCEKGEIPRRLAAGQWQEAQESADYYHQIFGADCFYVELQNNLLPAPQRGLRYRLQNLADHLNLPVVATNNVHYATRDYARAQDVLVCIRALQTVNEYHPDRKVNAEYSLKSPAEMAALFPDQPEALRNTLLIAERCNWTLDMETFHFPRFLPQGYPHEIAAPTAIFDSEAFLRTLCFDQARRLYGSDGTVHRATQVDEEGLPTPVRQRLEHELRIITDQGLCDYFLIVWDLCRFARARGIMTTGRGSAGDSLVSYLLKITSVDPLAHDLLFERFLNPQRRQMPDIDVDFDSRRRDEVVAYVYERYGPEQVAAVCTVNTFRARSAVREVGKALGMEEEELGTLAETLPHLRASDIAEATQRFPEVRDANLNLQDKALLLELCDHISGFPRHLSVHVGGLVIGAEPLTNRISLSLAQKGIVIAEFDKDDVEALGLVKMDILGLRTHTAISDCLEMIARRTGKQIDLERVSLDDERTFELLRSTQTIGLFQLESPGQRNLLGRAQPREFEEVIANISLFRPGPVQSDMIRPYLRRKHGFEPVAYLHPSLEPILHRTYGVLIYQEQVLEIAAAIAGFTLGEADQLRRLMTSDRSREEMAKLGDTFIDKAVARGLERPVAEEVFHQVSGFAAYGFCKAHAACFGTISYQTAWLKAHYPAEYLAGILSAEPMGFYPSRTIGEEAKRLGILLLPPSVNLSEASFSVEEASAEEDTLKAAQGVAIAARQEHRLPAIRVGLRLLRGMSERALQSILQARAREGPFRSLRDFCERTRVPRPTVENLILARAFAFTGYTEQELLWLLAGHRSERSKAHTPLIGEQPASCEEILTALPELDPTTPVGRVALDLNLCGVSTTVNPFSFWRERMAELGVMPSTSLYQYENGDTVRVAGIVVARARPPTRSGKTAIFISLEDDRGLVDVAVFEECYQRCGRALYASPVLCVEGKLTRLGALDLSVTAQQVLGMGSWRDFERPLSRAGNPWARTKAKASGSRSQLVPHQHTPVAMSPQQGNEIHSLHNRLMDRWEPRPNAKVGERRG